ctaaTATCTACCAGCTCTGTggtgtcgtcatggaggagtggaagaggactccagtggcaacctgtgaaactctggtgaactccatgcccaagagggttaaggcagtgctggaaaaaatattgacattttgggcCCAATCTTGACATTTCGACTTAGGTCTGTACTcaattttgttgccaaggtttagacattaatggctgtgtgttgaattatttttaagggagcagcaaatttacactgtcattcaggctgtacactcactactatGGATTTGAGTGACAGAATTAAGTAATTCAGGGAAGAAAGGTTTAGCAAAACTTAAAATTGTAAGAGTAAATAGTTTCTATATGTTAACATGTTTAATATTTGTTACATAATTTGTTCTCAGGTAACtatgatttttcattttttacaacAGATAATGCAACTGAAAAGACGGAAGATACAAAATCTGAGAGTCATTATTATGTAGAAAGCATGACAGACcatgaatatattgtttttgatgGTAAGCAATCCAGAGTGTAATTTTTGGcactataaaaacataacagatTCCTTTTTTCAATTGTAGAGCGATAGTTCTTTAATTAGCACAAAGCTTATGGCAATTTTATGCAACCATGATGGCGGGCTGTGTTTCCCAGGTCAGTCTAACGTATGCCAAAGGAGCCATGTTTTTATGGGAGGGCTGACCCAAGACACTGTGCTGCCAGGGTCCAAGGGTGAAATGCTGCCACCCTCACAACTTCCAAAACCACATCCACATGCATTATGTTATATCATGATTAATAAATGCACTCCCTTgtgttctctcacactctcactcatgctttctcacactctaACGTTATAATGCAAGGGAATTTAGACCTACTCAGCTGCATCCCAAATTAAAGTGCTAAAATACTAATGGATTTCAAAGCTATCAGAGCACAGTCCTGGATTAAGGGATCTATTGGTCTGGAGTGGAAAATTGTGCTGTAGCTCTTGTTCTTGTGTGACTCTGATGCCATGTTTAATGCGTTAACAAGTTAGAAATGCACATTGCTAAGTTTAGCACATACTGGAAGAGTACTTCTGCTTCTGCAACCTAAGGTTGGGGAATTTAAGTTAAACTAAGGATAGGCACCAGTGTCACCAGCgtccgtggcaaggtttgtgaggTCTATAGAACGTCATTAAATTGCCCACCACTggccccagtaaatgtccaccatgcgCAATGTTGGTGCCCACCCCTGAATTTAAGTTAACATGTTTTCTCATGAATTGATTTTCAACGTTTgagtctggctcagtatatgaATGTCTAGGttttttttgacaaaaatgTCTAAATCTTTTTCAGATTGTGAAACAAATACAGAACATCTTCAGTATGATTACGTAATACCAGACAGTTccagtgatgatgatgattatgaTGATGTGGTGATACCCCATGAATATATGAAACGTGAATAGTGAATTTGGAAAGATAGGGGTATGCATGCATACATCTGTTAATTGTAAACTATGGGCAATCCTTTTGgattataaaaatgtacatcatatttattatatgttgcTGTTgcttttcctgatttttttattttatttgttaaacatATTTCCAGTAAACATTAAAGCATTAAAAAGCATTGTGGCAACTAATACTGCAATTATTTTGTACAAAAGgccccataatataaatcaGGGTCCAATACGGTTTACAAAGGATAGTTGGGAATGGAGATAGTTAGCAAGGAACACATAGTTGGGTGAGCGGCATTGTAGCcatctatatatgtatacatttatgtgtgtgtgtgtatacatatttatattacatgtgTAAGTACTCACACAATACGTAACCTGCATGTTAATGGAATGTCGGTTTTAGCCAATTAATTTACTATTTCTCTCTACTAACAATGCAACAATTTTAGTGTAATGATAATTGTGAACTTTGGTTTAAGTAATGCTTCTGCTTGTCAAAGCACAATAACTGCTAATGGTTATTGATATACTACTATAGACTGTTAACAACCACTACACTGTTAGTTGCATTTGGAGcactaaggctaggtttccacttgggtttttgtccggcgtttttttcttgatgaaaaacgccatgaaaactgccaagaaaactgccactgcatttacctgcgttttggcgttttttctggcgttttagcttttctgtggaaattgctttttttgaccttaggtagttttccagcctttacaagttagaagtttcacccagctaaaagggattaggataaatggcaagtatctgccctctcctgatgtcatttacttggtagacccttttgtctcttttctgtggtttgtaaggcatgctttatttcgaatgtctgctcctctgggaagattggccccaaatgatggtgcaaattgtttgctgttgcttttggcacgcaggatccagttggtttgtttgtaatggcatgtttgttccaaatggtgtaaaattcaatatgaaccagtccaggactttgttttgtgtgaaactgtttttttccagcctatttctcgtaggacacacagatactgggtccatcctctgcattgtaactgtggaaaaaacgccataaaaaacgccaaggcaataaacccacatggctttttcatggtgttttttctctcccatagacttctattggagaaaaacgccaagatttccttgcaaaaaacgccagtgtcaacatgctgcgattttgaaaaactgccacagagcccaaaaaagcagaaaaacgccaaagaggactgaaaaaacgccaaacagaaaaacgccaagtggaaatggcattttgcgatttcctattgaagaacagctaacatctggctgcagccgtttttcacaaaaaaaacgccaggtggcgctattggcgtttttatgggcgtttttagcaaaaaaaaaacaaatggaaacctagcctaagtaCTATATCATGAATGACTTTTCCCTGAATGCTCTACATGAGGTTGTAAAATTATAGGGCGCCTAGAACTTTCCCTGATCCTAATCATTCATGGCCCACATGTTTAAGAAATATACAATCAGTAAGAGTCCTAATGGCATTAAACACCAATACATTGAAATGATGCGGCTTTCAATAGACTTTTTGTCTTCTGATATAATTTCCAGTGTGAATATCAGTGTCAAAATGTTATTACGTGAACCTTGTAAGGCCTACAAAGGCAATGAGCAGTGGAATAAAACATCCACTGTGTATTCTAACTCCTTTtactctgtttgtttttttgatattttgagTAGTGACACTTGTTCCCTCATTTTGTCtgtaattatatacactgtTGTGATATTTTTCTGTACACAAAGtaatctgtatatatttttattattgcccCTAATAAATAATTACCGGTATAAATCAGTCTCTATGGTTTTGCTTCTTAATGTTACTTTGCAGTGGACATAAAATAGTTAAGGAGGCACAGGCCACTTTTCATCTGTGTGCCCCTTTCCCTTTAAGTGCCAGTAACAAAGAGCTTACCAGGGAAGTTCACCAAGTTGTTCAGCACGAAGGTTGCAAGGAAATACAAAAGAGAAATAAGGAAGTACTCCTTCAATCAATACTCTACTTCCCTTCTTTTCCACCTTCTACTCAAAATCCAAGAATCTCAGTAACTTTATCCACATACTCTGCCATTTCTTTTGCCCTCCTTTCAACTTTTCCCTTTGGAAAGTCCGTTCTGCATATAATTTAAAACAGCTATAGATGATCACTTTATCTCTAGTTGCCTATACCTTCTCACTGTAACTGAAAGCTAGCTAACACCATTTAACACGGTTTATCTAGCTGTTCTCTCCTATGGAGGGTTCACTCACACTCCCAAACCTAGTGAAAGAAGGGGTTGTGGTATAGGCTTGCTACATTCCAAAACTTGCACTTTTCAGCCTACAtcccactctctcactctccttttccttcttggAGGTCAAGTGACCGATGATTTACTCATTGCAAAATCCAAGGGACATTTCTCTCTGCTAATGTTTCCGGACCTTTCGAACCCTGAATCTGCACACCCTCCATGGTATTAAcgggccagttgaggagatcaaagatctcccctgtaaccagCCCCTTAAGCAGCGCTGTGGGATACTGGGGGGCCTATAATAatgcaaatacaaaaagggaagcacaccctaaaaaaagcatataaattaaaactttAGGGTGCTGCTGGGATAACCACTGAATTCACCAGGCTAGGCCCTGGATGCGTATCACCATGGTGTTCTGGGTGAAGGGTACACTTGAACACACTGGTTGATTGGGCTTATACTCACATGAAAAAGTACTCTGACCCTGccattgccatttttttttggactgGCCTATAGTCTATAGCTGGCagtgctatatttttttttatattaccagccacttttttgtttgtgcatatgtagcACCCTCTTGTATAAGTCTATCCAATGAATGCACATACTGGGAATGACACAATGGAACTGGGTGCCTGAAGACTCTGTGGATGTGAAGCTCTGATCATAACATTTTCTtcttcagataaaaaaaaaaaaaaaagtctaaaactgTATCTATTACAAAAttagaataaaacaatataactcAACACTGGATTGAAGTGTTTATTCCACCACATGGCAACGCTTCAACCCAACTACAGGATCTTTTTCAAGCTTGGTTTGGATTCTGCTCAGGCACCAGGAATTTGAGTGCTGCCTAACATGAGGATTGTTTCTGCATTGTTATAACCAacttccaaaatattttttttcagagcaattcCAATGAAATACTTTATAACAGGAGGTTTTAGTCTTATAAAACGTATGGTGTAGTACTTAATTGTAGTCAATGGATGTTAAAAGCAGTGTTAACTAAGATACCAAAAAGAGTTATTGTAATCACCTATGTAACGTTACAAAAGCCATTTTGGATAAATGTACAGATATAAATGTATTAGGATCAAGTAAGGTGTGTAGATTTCCTTTTGCTatagaaaatgattttaatgttttgaatTATATGGATCACtgaacaaaaaagaacaaatacttATGGAGATATGCATAAGGTTAATGAAtgccataaaacataaaaaagaagcgAAGAAAAAGGAGGAAGATGTGCAAATTAGCCAATCCAAGCTCTAGATCTGTACGTGCTGCAGCACCACATCGCCTTCTATCTGTAGAGTGTCTATCTGCTGCAGGTTGTGGACCCGGTGTTGGAAGTCACACACATGATGCCCATTCGCATTCACTCTGAAAGCATGATGATCACTTACAATTTCAATCTGTGAAAAAGGAAGGCGCGTTAACACCATGCCACAAAGTATTTTGGTGCAGatttacattttagcatttttttgcaGGGACAAACAAAAGATATTTGGTTCTGTAGTGTGAATAAACCATTTTGTACACTGGTCATGAGTACGCGTTACTTATGAACAACtctccatctaatttttcttaggtggcgtgcgcagaaaatgtctcttgtgcaaaaattttcccagcgccaaaattttgtgcgcacaatatccacgccacataaagtatataaaaaaatatatattttttttttattggggaaaaactgttgtgcacacaatttttggacatgtgcgctctctaaaaatgcTATATGCacgcgcacagcttagagggaacactgcattTAAAGGAGGAGGCATGAGTTTCTTTGAGCATTAAAAAACATCCTACTTTTTTCCCAGATCCCTGTGGACTGTAGTCTAGGTTTGACCAGTGCCCATACAGATAGCTTAGAGCTTGTTAGAAGGCTGGCAGCACTGGAGCTACCACTGTGATGTTATTCTGAAGTTAACTGCTGTATGAAGTCTACAGATTTATATGGTCCAAAGAGTTACACTTAAATAAAAACCAGATTCTGTATGAGTCAAGTAAGATACCTAAACGTCTGGCAGTAtaccacaaaaatatttatataccattAAAAAAGTCAAGGGCTTAAATGGTGTAAGTGTTACACAGACAATCATTATACATGAACTTACCACAAAACTTTGCCCTGGTGCAAAACACATTCCATGACCTGGCAAGTGACGTTCCTCCTTCCCCCAGCTGTTGTTCAAAAAACTGTTTCGCACAATTGTATTCTCATCAAACCTAGGGTTGAAGTGTAGTGCTGTCCCACCACTGAATTTCAGGTTGATATGGAatctaaaaataatcaaatttacattttgggTGCTATTCCACTATTCTGTGTTTTGGCGCTGATtcaatatcacaaaaaaaaaaaaaaaataaaaaataaaaaataaaacttgaacgTTACCTTTTGGGATGCCCATTAACAGTTCCTCTGATGACAATAGTCTTTGATGGAAAAAGACCTCCATAAATGTTGGTTTGGTATGGCATTGTCTAgacaaacaacaaataaattaatgtgtaatAATGACTTATGTttcaggaaaatatttttttggtacaGCATTCTTTTTACAGATAACACCTAAACAAATTAAGCTTGCAACAggaaactgggaaaaaaaaatcccaaaatattttgttgtccAAACATGAAAGTTTTTATGATGATAGAAGAGCATGTTAGTGGGAACTGAACAACAGCAGTTCCCTAAATTCAATTTCACTGCGAAGTAATCAATCCAacgtgtgtatatttattttaactaagagaaaacatgttttataactGCATAGATTTATTATTCTGTTGATAATGGCCCTTATCAGGAGTTCATATTAGATGATTATTATAATAGCAGAATATTCATGGGATTGTGTATTTTTCAGTCTCCAGACTACATGGATGTGAcactacaaacatttttttcaatattcccATTTATTCAtccatataattttaatatgatatatctatatgtatgtgtCCTTTTGCAGTGGTAATCACCTCCCATGTTTACAGGATATCCTCTTTTAAGAGTGAAATTTTGTACATTCAAATAGCAGATATATTCAAACAACTTACATAATTTGCAGACTGCATTGGAGCTGAAGGAAACCCTGGCTATAAAGAAAAGACATTTAGTATATGTTGCTAAAAAGatgaaattgaaataaaatgattgAGAGAGAAATCTTTAAATCAGGGGTATCAAACACCCTGGCCTTGGAAAAACACAAATGGGCCAGGATCTAGGCAAATCTTTGCTTTTAACAGAAGTGATTTACTTCATATcaagaagatttactttactgagaataCACGAAACATTCCAGCGACACGGTCACCAGGAAGGAACATCTTTCCATAATACTGGGTATTGAGTTAAACATACACTGTATGGGCAGGGGAACAAATGTTACAAAACTAATAcagcttataaaaaaaactacctaACAGAGCATAATTATTATCCAATGACAATGCACAGCTTGCCTTAtaggcactgaaatggttaatggtgAAACGCTATTCGCCTATCTTGTGCCAGGGGTTAGTGAAGTTATGGATCTTACTCTATATCGAATGGACCTATAAAGCTAGTTTAGGGAAACTTTAAATTGTAAGAAGTCATTGTGTGACAATGCAAACAACTGACATAGTATCCCATAGATCTATGACTTACATTAAAAgcgggcccaccgggaaattgtTGTGGCGCGAATCCTGGGTGCTGTGGGTACACtggctaaaaaatatataaatacaattatttaagtTAGTGTTTAAGTTGCTTTCAGAAAAGTTCAGTTCCCaagggtatatatatttacattttctataaaatcccactttattttatacataccaATACTCGAGACCATGATTTCTTGGTCAGTGGAGCTTATTGTTGTATAGAGCTACCATGGAAGTGGCATAAGTACATGACGCTTCACCAAAGCAAAAGGGCCAATATTGTGATTTTAGGTAGGATCGTGGAGTTATTTCCAAGccaaatatattatacaattattGTGGACTTTATATTAACAAGGGCAAACACTGGATCATTTCAGTTGTTGAAGAAGCTCACTTGGTAGGTCCTTCATAACGTACACTGGTATAAGTTGAATTAGAATGACGTTAGTAAAATCCCCTCTGTATAAATGGGTGCCGAAATGGCTAAAACTAGATCCTCATCAACTATTAACCGGTGGACATAAAGACTAATCACAGACAGAACACAGGTAAGGTGTGTATCGGATTACGTTTTCTGTGCAGTATTACGTTATCTGTGCAGTATGATAAACAAAGAGTATCCAAAAACCTGAACTTACATTGTGCATTTGGCCAGGAGGAAATTGTTGGCCTGGGAATCCTGCCTACAAGAAATAAGAAAGTTAAAAATGCTGGGCAGCTATGTATTTCATACCAGTACAAGTTTCCGCAGAGGTAATTAGTTAACTCAAGTAGCTTACGATTATATGCCCATGCATATGTGATGGcattttttctgatttaaaaGGAGTATTTATGCTATTTTTCCCTGATCGGGAAGAGAAACTAACTTTGTCTTGCTGCTGCTCTCTTGAGAACACAAGCATTATTACAATGAGAAACTGTTCAGTTACTCACCTGTCCACTGCATCTTGACATGAATCAGAAACACTATACTTAAGGGAAGGGGGCTTCCAAGttaaataaatggcaaaaaggcGTGATTTTTCCTTTAAAGCAGAAGATGAATGAAATATGCTAAAAGCTACTTAACAAGGCCAAAATCTTTGAGCGTTTACTAACACGTGAATAtcagaacattttaaaagaattttacTCTTAAAGGTTTCTTTCTTTTCTAGCATGTATTTACAGCATAAACCAATCCAAGGTGGTGgtactgtatatatgatgtaATGTCATGTCCATAGCCTGTGAATgacaataaaactaaaatatcaTGAGGCTTACCCCCTGTGCTTGGATATCAACACTTGTTAGACTAACAGAGCCACAAATGTTTAAGATCTTGACTTTATGCAGGGGAGTCCGGTGATTGTATTCCAAGAAGTGATTCCTATTTACAGACACCTAAAAAGgcaaaaaggaaagaaaggtgCAATTAATAcaattggaaaaaaacatatgaaatgGCCAGATTATTTTTGACAATAATTAACACAAAATCTACCTTATAACTATGGTGTGTAGCAAGGACACGGATCTCAAACGGCTGCCCCTTATGGAAAGGCATTTCACGTTTATTTTCTTCTCTGCCCCAGCTCTGATGCTCCTTGGTATTGCAGACAACAATTCCACCATCAATAAAGCGTGGGTTGAAATGAAACGCAATATCATCATTTTCCTTGGGTCCACACTGAAAGTTTACCGCAAACCTAcaatatagataaatcagaattttttttttttttttttttaaccaactcACTTAATGTTGAATAGGTTGTTCAGCATTGCACATTGAACTATATACCACAATGAACCATGCTTATTCTGCACAGTTGGTCTTCCAACTTTATTACTGTTTGCTAGGAATTTTGCTAGAACAAATTATAGCCCCCCTACACTATTAAAGAGTTAACATTCTCTTTAATACAGAGATTTAAAAAGCTGTTGACACCAGGGAAGGCTATTCATTAATACAGTTGGGTCTGCCAAAAACAATGAGCTAAAAGCATAAGCATGTCAAAAGTTGAACATTTGGGCATTCGGGAATCAAGCagttgaagaaaagaaaaaaaaaaaaaaagtacatttttgatATTCCAGCACTTTTTAGACTAAGCATGCCACCATTCATGTATgacaacattttaaaagtgctgttccacctactctgctctttttaaacacttttataactataTGCATCAtcctagtactgttgaatgtcTAAACCCTGACATTCTTTGACCATGTAAACTTTTGCCTCCTTCATAATATTTCAAAAGAACACTCACGTGACAAGAAAATGAAACTGAAACATTTGCTGTTTTATGGTAAACTCTTTGGTATTAATCCCAGAAAAACACAAACTCATATCTCATGAGACTCCtcataaattgtttggaaaatatattttgaattgcAAACTACATTTTTGTGCGGCGCCACATGTGGAAATTAATTTTGAATTGTCTTCACACAACTTTAACAcagtggaaataaaaataacaaatgccGACAATTAATGCAATGATCATCGGTGGCATATTTTGGCCTAGACAGTTCTATGGGGACGGCAGCAggatgtattttgtattttgatgtGCCACTGCTCTGTGGGTCGGTTGAGAAGATCAAATATATCCCTTGTAACTGACCCACACTCTATGCAGCACTGTACCCGGGGGCTTAACTAGAaacagcccccccccaacttcaacatctggtctgtgccatcattgccccccaaacaacttgtctgtgacacacacacacacacacacacacacacacacacacacacacacacacacacacacacacacacacacacacacacacacacacacacacacacacacacacacacacacacacacacacacacacacacacacacacacacacacacacacacacacactgaagcTTGCCGTTTGGTCATGCGACCTTGTCTCactgtgccagttcaaaatagtttacaaaGGGCCCTTTCTTAAAATGCAGTCtgacaggatatgacatcatacccagacactcagcAGAGTGGACAGCAGTTGCAGAGCTAAGTGGCAGTTGTGGGGGTGAAGCACTGTCCTGGGGaaagcctagggcagcacccaggCAAAATACATCAAACAGTGAAAATGAAGTAATCTTATCATTGGTGAAATCTTCACTCAGGGGAGGAGTGGTGTtagtgtacagcgctgctgaatctgccggcgctttataaataaatgtaatgtaatggttAACAACATAATAAACCTACCTGTCACCTGAAGGAAGGACCGTGCCTGTGATGACAACAAGGCTCCCATCACTGAGTCCATTTGGAAAAGGTGTTGTGAAAGGAACAGGCTGCAACACACAAAAGGAGTGTTTGAATAACCAGAGTCATGTATTGTCACCCATGCGTAGTCTAATATTTACCATTAACAGCATAAAGAATAATGATTGAGCTAGAGGTACAGGTTTACCTTAACACATAATCTGAAGAAGTATAAAACAGTTAATATAAACCATAATTTGAGAAAATACTAACCAAAAGCGTCACAGCAATAAGGGCCAAAGAAGCCTCTATTTAGGTTCATTCCGTATAACTCACAGGGGATTTGTCCTCAAGATGTGCTAATTCCGAGATGAATTAACACACTGGGCAGGGTATCACATTTTGATAATTATTTCTGCCAGCTCCTGTTGACTTGTAACAACTATTTTAGATCTCTATGCAGGTACCCCTTGTCTTAAAATTATAGATGAAAATCAATTAAAAGCTACCCTAAGTCATTGAATTTGTGACAAACATTTAACTAGCTCTGGAGCGCTTAGTTTCCTACTCATGGGTTCCAGTCAGTCTAGCTCTACAACTACATACTGGTGGACGGCACTGTGTTTAACCACGAGCTGGCCCttttctctgcaaatctatCGGAAACACCTGGCCTCTCCTGCACTCCTGCAAAAAGGCGGCgccaccaggacagcctctcccctctTGCTCCAAACAGGGGAGATCGTCTTTGTGGAAGCGCTCCAGGAGAAGTGACGCactgagaaggggcagatgtgaCCCTGTTACGTGACCCTGtggttaaatatgaaaactgTGGTTGAGGTAAGgaggtgagagagggaaagaagGAGAGGGTAAATGAGGACGTATGgatgtgtatgagcatgaatgtgtaggtgtgtgtgagagggagtatgtgtAGTAGGTGTATGGTATAAGTGTGTGCATGAgcatgtgtgttggcatgagtgtgtaagtctgtgcaaatgtgagtgtgtgtaaaagTTAACTGGGGAGGGGCAAATATAGGATTCAGGAGGTCAAGTTCacagagatgcagatgaagaaagaacaagtGGCAAAAGCAGAGCtacaggaaaggagacagggacactggACTTAGTAGGAAAACATAgagggagagtgtgagagtgtaaaAGAACGTGAACGAGAGGGTGAGAGAGCGAGTTTATTAAGCATGATACAACAATGGATGTAGGTTTGGTTTTGGtgggcagcatttcatccttggtCCCAGGTAGCACAAGGTCTATCAATGGGCCATCCCTGGTTTAACAGTAAAGAACTTCAGAACTGTGCAGAgttgtatacatacaaaatattatgAGATTAGTTACTGTGTAGATTGAAGCCATCAGTTAActggtaaaaacaaaataaacaatcaaggagaaaaaaatatattaagataaAATAAGATAATAGGTGGTGTTCAATAGCGATTATCATCTTTCACTCCCTGCTACCTTCCCAACCACAGCCAGCTGCCCCATCttaatgttattgtatgttaaCCTATGAGCCCAAAGAAAGTTCCTGAAACAAAACCATTGAGTGTATTTGAGCACCAGTGAAATCTGTTTCTGTTAGCTACAAAGTGTATCATTAAATGTGGCTACCTTTCTTTCCTTATCTGTCTGGTTACAGGTTTAATTAGTAAGATTTCCCACCGAAACAATTATAGGTAGAAGATTATTATCTAAATCTCCAGCTTTGAGATGGTGATCAAACTATGCAAttccaatatattatttatatatattaaagcaaaTATGATGGCTTGAGAGCCTACTTAATACTTTAGTAAAGGCGGTTTTAGTTGAGTA
This sequence is a window from Spea bombifrons isolate aSpeBom1 chromosome 2, aSpeBom1.2.pri, whole genome shotgun sequence. Protein-coding genes within it:
- the LOC128472971 gene encoding galectin-9-like, translating into MSFGAIYNPPVPFTTPFPNGLSDGSLVVITGTVLPSGDRFAVNFQCGPKENDDIAFHFNPRFIDGGIVVCNTKEHQSWGREENKREMPFHKGQPFEIRVLATHHSYKVSVNRNHFLEYNHRTPLHKVKILNICGSVSLTSVDIQAQGAGFPGQQFPPGQMHNPVYPQHPGFAPQQFPGGPAFNPGFPSAPMQSANYTMPYQTNIYGGLFPSKTIVIRGTVNGHPKRFHINLKFSGGTALHFNPRFDENTIVRNSFLNNSWGKEERHLPGHGMCFAPGQSFVIEIVSDHHAFRVNANGHHVCDFQHRVHNLQQIDTLQIEGDVVLQHVQI